In a genomic window of Ranitomeya imitator isolate aRanImi1 chromosome 5, aRanImi1.pri, whole genome shotgun sequence:
- the DUSP28 gene encoding dual specificity phosphatase 28, whose translation MEANKIFLIPDPGKSWEMSELFKVTDSLMISNARAACKKDLLISEGVTCCINVSRRQPFPDFDIHALRIPVFDHPLQNISDYFDQCVALIDSTIKNGGKCLVYCKHGRSRSATICIAYLIKHRNMSLKDAFQMVKAVRPSIEPNEGFWSQLESYEKSLQQNP comes from the exons ATGGAGGCCAATAAA ATTTTCTTGATACCTGATCCAGGGAAATCTTGGGAGATGTCAGAGCTTTTTAAAGTGACAGACTCCTTAATGATCAGCAATGCTAGAGCGGCCTGCAAAAAGGATCTTCTTATCTCAGAAGGTGTGACCTGCTGCATCAACGTTTCCAGGAGACAGCCGTTTCCAGACTTTGATATCCACGCCCTGCGTATCCCTGTGTTCGATCATCCACTGCAGAACATCTCCGATTATTTTGATCAATGTGTGGCGCTGATAGACAGCACTATAAAAAATGGGGGGAAGTGCCTGGTGTATTGCAAACATGGGCGAAGTCGTTCTGCCACAATCTGTATAGCCTACCTAATAAAACACAGGAATATGTCACTTAAGGACGCCTTCCAG ATGGTTAAAGCAGTGCGACCATCCATAGAACCAAATGAAGGGTTCTGGTCGCAGTTGGAATCATATGAGAAATCTTTACAACAAAACCCATGA